Proteins encoded by one window of Rutidosis leptorrhynchoides isolate AG116_Rl617_1_P2 chromosome 7, CSIRO_AGI_Rlap_v1, whole genome shotgun sequence:
- the LOC139857559 gene encoding AT-hook motif nuclear-localized protein 16-like, giving the protein MAGGEDLSALTSKTGEHVIRRPRGRPAGSKNKPKPPIIITRDSANTLRAHAMEISPNCDIVESLTTFARRKQQGIWVLSAVGFVNNVMLRQPSPSQASPGSGPTVTLHGRFEILSLVGSVIPPPAPSGVAGLAIYLVGPQGQVVGGAVAGPLMTSGPVVIMAATFANATFDRLPIDKDEAVAAIATHDQYYHRVVGISDIYEARQNMLSNTSPDIYTWSTAGPLSKT; this is encoded by the coding sequence ATGGCTGGTGGTGAAGACCTTAGTGCTCTAACTTCAAAAACAGGGGAACATGTCATTAGGAGGCCACGTGGCAGGCCTGCAGGGTccaaaaacaaaccaaaaccgcccATCATCATTACCCGAGACAGTGCCAACACGCTTCGGGCCCACGCTATGGAAATTAGCCCAAACTGTGACATTGTTGAGAGCTTAACCACCTTCGCCAGGAGAAAGCAACAAGGAATTTGGGTCCTAAGTGCAGTCGGGTTCGTGAACAATGTCATGTTGCGTCAACCGTCACCATCACAGGCTAGCCCAGGTTCCGGGCCTACAGTCACCCTTCACGGGCGGTTCGAGATTTTGTCACTGGTGGGGTCAGTCATACCACCGCCTGCCCCGTCAGGTGTTGCTGGCCTAGCCATATATTTAGTGGGCCCGCAAGGTCAAGTAGTGGGTGGTGCCGTTGCAGGCCCACTTATGACATCGGGGCCCGTTGTGATCATGGCTGCTACTTTTGCGAATGCAACTTTCGATAGGTTACCGATCGATAAGGATGAAGCGGTTGCAGCCATAGCGACACACGATCAATATTACCACCGAGTTGTTGGCATTTCGGATATCTACGAGGCCCGACAAAACATGCTTTCTAACACCTCGCCCGACATTTATACTTGGTCAACAGCCGGACCGTTGTCAAAGACATGA
- the LOC139858000 gene encoding glycerophosphodiester phosphodiesterase GDPD6-like: MNSSTCAIFTFLLLFIRSSATRLYPLPSDNESTKKPLQTFRPFNVAHRGSSGEFPEETRHAYLRAIEEGADFIESDIVASKDGILICLHDVTLDKTTDVAEHEEFADRVKTYEVEGVNQTGLFIFDFTLKELKTLRTKQRYEFRDQQYNGKFPIITFEEYIQIAIDSPRVVGIYPEIKNPILMNQHVKWPKGKKFEDVFVDILKKYGYKGSYLSKEWLKQPCFIQSFAPSSLFHIHSQTDLPKIFLIDDVDVTTQDTNQTYEEITSDRYFDYIKDYVVGIGPWKETVVPVTDNYLQTPTDLVARAHAHNLQVHPYTFRNENKYLPFNFSADAYMEYDYWINTMAVDGLFTDFTGSLHRYQQWTSRSADESDATKLLQKISKMIR; this comes from the exons ATGAATTCATCTA CTTGTGCCATTTTTACGTTTTTGTTACTCTTTATCCGGTCTTCTGCAACGAGACTTTATCCACTTCCAAGCGATAATGAAAGTACGAAAAAGCCCTTACAGACTTTTCGTCCATTTAACGTTGCACATCGTGGTTCAAGTGGAGAATTCCCGGAGGAGACTCGACATGCTTATCTG AGAGCAATTGAAGAAGGCGCAGACTTCATAGAATCAGATATAGTAGCTAGCAAAGATGGTATTCTTATATGCCTTCATGACGTTACACTCGATAAGACTACTGATGTTGCAGAACACGAGGAATTTGCAGACCGTGTGAAGACGTATGAAGTCGAAGGAGTTAATCAAACTGGACTTTTCATAT TTGATTTTACTTTAAAAGAATTAAAAACCTTGAGGACAAAGCAGAGGTATGAATTCCGGGATCAGCAATATAATG GAAAGTTTCCCATTATTACATTCGAAGAGTACATTCAAATAGCAATAGACTCACCGAGGGTCGTTGGAATATATCCCGAAATTAAAAATCCCATATTAATGAACCAACAT GTGAAATGgccaaaagggaagaaatttgaagatGTATTCGTAGACATCTTAAAGAAATACGGTTATAAAGGTTCTTATTTATCAAAAGAATGGCTAAAACAACCATGTTTTATCCAATCATTTGCGCCATCATCACTTTTTCACATCCATAGCCAGACCGATTTACCAAAAATCTTTCTAATTGATGATGTAGATGTAACAACACAAGACACAAATCAG ACGTATGAGGAAATCACTTCAGATCGTTACTTTGATTATATCAAAGATTACGTTGTAGGGATTGGTCCATGGAAAGAAACCGTTGTTCCTGTAACTGATAACTACCTTCAAACGCCAACTGATCTTGTCGCCAGAGCACATGCCCATAATCTACAG GTGCACCCATACACATTTCGCAATGAAAACAAGTATCTGCCTTTCAACTTCAGTGCAGACGCTTATATGGAATACGATTACTGGATAAACACAATGGCAGTTGACGGCCTTTTTACCGACTTTACTGGTAGCCTGCATCGTTACCAACAGTGGACCTCTCGATCTGCTGATGAGTCAGACGCAACAAAACTACTGCAAAAGATTTCTAAAATGATAAGATAG